Proteins from one Pelagicoccus sp. SDUM812003 genomic window:
- a CDS encoding glycoside hydrolase family 28 protein yields the protein MPFLKTILDFGARGDGETNDTASIQSAIDDAHASGGGTVVFPAGSYLSYTLHLRDGVTLHLEAGATLVAAYPDPDRKIGYDLPESSESGSKKYQDFGHSYFRNSLIYGENLTNIAIIGFGAIDGRALRGAHHIDRVGDPPNPFQGPNHGKIDDFHDYELGEQPYFANKAIALKNCRNVTLSDITLFRGGHFALLATGVDNLTIDRITVDTNRDALDIDCCRNVRITNCSINSPFDDGIVLKTSYALNELRSCENITISDCLVSGYQVGSLIDGIYDRSFEKATDGDGPTGRIKIGTESNGDFRNIAITNCLFDHCRGLALETVDGATIEDVVVSNITMRHIANSPFFLRLGNRARGPEGTPIGKLRRVSISNVNVFDADSRYASQIVGEPGHEIEDIRFSNIRIHYRGGLSLEQVAQQDPSLVNPFFLRSDEPGVTGPRDPFHVPERPAAYPEPSMFGLLPAYALYIRHARNVTFSDVSSSLLKEDARPAIMLDDAKGIEFRHCHFDRDRDAAPPIFSVNDSQFTTQETQLVPFGHRDLDRR from the coding sequence ATGCCCTTCCTAAAAACGATCCTAGATTTTGGAGCTCGCGGCGACGGCGAGACGAACGACACCGCCTCGATCCAAAGCGCGATCGATGACGCTCACGCTTCCGGAGGCGGCACCGTCGTCTTTCCTGCGGGATCCTACCTTAGCTACACCCTCCACCTACGCGACGGCGTGACCCTCCACCTGGAAGCCGGCGCCACTTTGGTTGCCGCTTATCCTGATCCTGATCGGAAGATTGGATACGACCTGCCAGAGTCTAGCGAATCGGGATCGAAGAAGTATCAGGACTTTGGGCACAGCTATTTTCGCAACAGCCTCATCTACGGAGAAAACCTCACGAACATCGCCATCATCGGCTTCGGGGCCATCGACGGTCGCGCCCTGCGCGGGGCGCACCACATCGATCGAGTCGGCGATCCGCCGAATCCGTTTCAAGGACCGAACCACGGCAAGATTGATGACTTTCACGACTACGAGCTCGGCGAGCAGCCCTACTTCGCTAACAAGGCCATCGCTTTGAAAAACTGCCGTAACGTCACGCTGAGCGACATCACCCTCTTTCGCGGCGGGCACTTCGCGTTGCTTGCCACCGGGGTGGACAACCTCACCATCGACCGCATCACGGTTGACACCAACCGGGACGCGCTGGACATCGATTGCTGCCGCAACGTTCGCATAACGAACTGCTCCATAAACTCCCCTTTCGACGACGGGATCGTCCTCAAGACCTCCTACGCTCTCAACGAGCTGAGAAGCTGCGAAAACATCACTATTTCCGACTGCTTGGTCAGCGGCTACCAGGTCGGCTCCCTCATCGACGGAATCTATGATCGCAGCTTCGAAAAAGCCACGGACGGCGACGGTCCGACTGGACGAATCAAGATCGGCACCGAGTCCAATGGCGACTTTCGCAACATCGCCATCACCAACTGCCTCTTCGACCACTGTCGCGGCCTTGCCCTGGAGACCGTCGATGGCGCTACTATCGAAGACGTGGTTGTATCCAACATTACGATGCGCCACATCGCCAACTCTCCCTTTTTCCTCCGTCTGGGAAACCGCGCCCGCGGCCCCGAGGGCACTCCCATCGGAAAGCTCCGCCGTGTATCCATTTCCAACGTCAACGTATTCGATGCAGATTCCCGATACGCGTCTCAGATCGTAGGCGAACCCGGACACGAAATCGAAGACATCAGATTCAGCAACATTCGCATCCACTACCGTGGTGGGCTCTCGCTGGAGCAAGTCGCTCAGCAAGACCCAAGCCTGGTCAATCCCTTCTTCCTCCGATCGGACGAACCCGGCGTTACCGGTCCGCGCGACCCGTTCCACGTACCGGAACGCCCAGCCGCCTATCCGGAACCTAGCATGTTCGGCCTCCTGCCGGCGTATGCGCTCTACATCCGGCACGCGAGAAACGTCACGTTTTCCGACGTTTCCTCTTCCTTGCTAAAGGAGGACGCCCGGCCCGCCATCATGCTCGACGATGCGAAAGGCATCGAATTTCGCCACTGCCATTTCGATCGCGACAGAGATGCCGCCCCACCCATCTTCTCCGTCAACGACTCGCAGTTCACGACCCAGGAAACCCAACTAGTCCCGTTCGGCCACCGAGACCTGGACCGGCGCTAG
- the nrfH gene encoding cytochrome c nitrite reductase small subunit produces MPTENSPTSQSRKNRLGHVFASVGLAYALLACALGLAGGVGLFTFGYGQGASYLSNDPAACTNCHVMQDYFDTWGNSSHHHVAVCNDCHLSHHPIGKWVTKADNGFFHSLAFTLDNYHKPIRIKPRNRVVTQNACTHCHEEIAHQTLFLSETSESEPFNCVRCHSDVGHAFK; encoded by the coding sequence GTGCCGACCGAGAACTCCCCAACCAGTCAATCGCGAAAGAACCGTCTCGGACACGTTTTCGCATCCGTCGGGCTAGCCTATGCCTTGCTCGCCTGCGCGCTCGGACTCGCCGGAGGCGTCGGACTGTTCACCTTCGGCTACGGTCAAGGGGCGAGCTATCTCAGCAACGACCCAGCGGCCTGCACGAACTGCCACGTCATGCAGGACTACTTCGACACCTGGGGAAACTCCAGCCACCATCACGTGGCGGTGTGCAACGACTGTCACCTTTCCCATCACCCTATCGGGAAATGGGTCACCAAGGCGGACAACGGTTTCTTCCACTCCTTGGCCTTCACCCTGGACAACTACCACAAGCCCATCCGCATCAAGCCGCGCAACCGGGTGGTCACGCAAAACGCCTGCACCCACTGCCACGAGGAGATCGCCCACCAAACCCTCTTCCTCTCGGAAACCAGCGAATCCGAGCCCTTCAATTGCGTACGCTGCCACAGCGATGTGGGGCACGCCTTCAAATAG
- a CDS encoding ammonia-forming cytochrome c nitrite reductase subunit c552 — translation MNESQNQPPSSPTPSTGKPKGLLIGLLLVTMVVTFGATALLVNIFEHKQEAQRPFVRLVEVDEATSDPVPWGTNWPYQFDTYKRSVDSTDTTHGGSSALSASKLEQYPWLKRLYAGYAFSIDYRELRGHAYMLYDQEVTQRVTNRSQGGACLHCHSSIIPTYRRLGLEAMGKDASPEAIAADFNWPAVLEGFKIASAMSYADAHAELLDTPDGTPHESIPLFPGGALEQSANQPVEQDPHNIGNAHPVSCVDCHDPDTMKLRVTRPGFILGVAALAESDDPVPHLPSIERWREGPRSKPYDPNIDASRHEMRSFSCAQCHVEYYCASKETLFFPWENGLKVEQMEETYENHTFPDGSRFLDYKHAETGAPIYKAQHPEFELWSQGIHARSGVSCTDCHMPYERQGATKVSNHWVRSPMLNVNNACQTCHNVPESELVEKVDTIQNRTKSLMARAANAMTDMLDAIREAQAAGASEAELEPILELQRKAMWRLDYISSENSLGFHADQEAARILGESIDYSRQAQSAALRYRAPEAPSLPDPGNQVEGITPGK, via the coding sequence ATGAACGAATCCCAAAACCAGCCTCCATCCTCACCAACCCCATCCACAGGAAAGCCCAAAGGACTGCTCATCGGCCTTCTGCTCGTGACGATGGTCGTGACTTTCGGAGCGACGGCTCTTCTGGTCAACATCTTCGAGCATAAGCAGGAAGCCCAGCGCCCATTCGTTCGCCTCGTGGAAGTCGACGAAGCCACTTCCGACCCCGTCCCTTGGGGTACCAATTGGCCGTATCAGTTCGACACCTACAAACGATCGGTGGACTCCACCGACACCACGCACGGCGGTTCCAGCGCCCTCTCCGCCAGCAAACTCGAGCAATACCCATGGCTCAAGCGCCTCTATGCGGGCTACGCCTTCAGCATCGACTATCGGGAACTCCGCGGCCACGCCTACATGCTCTACGACCAGGAAGTCACCCAGCGTGTGACAAACCGCTCCCAGGGCGGCGCCTGCCTGCACTGCCACTCTTCGATCATACCGACCTACCGCCGCCTCGGCTTGGAGGCGATGGGCAAAGATGCCAGTCCCGAAGCGATCGCGGCGGACTTCAATTGGCCCGCAGTGCTCGAAGGCTTCAAGATCGCCAGCGCCATGTCTTACGCCGACGCTCACGCTGAGCTTCTCGACACTCCCGACGGCACGCCTCACGAATCAATACCGCTTTTTCCAGGCGGCGCCCTCGAGCAATCCGCGAATCAACCCGTCGAGCAGGATCCGCACAATATCGGAAACGCTCACCCCGTAAGCTGCGTCGACTGCCATGACCCGGATACCATGAAACTGCGCGTCACTCGGCCTGGCTTCATTCTCGGCGTGGCAGCCCTCGCGGAAAGCGATGACCCAGTCCCGCACCTTCCGAGCATCGAGCGTTGGCGGGAGGGTCCTAGAAGCAAGCCCTACGACCCAAATATCGACGCCAGCCGCCACGAGATGCGCAGCTTCTCCTGCGCCCAATGTCACGTGGAATACTACTGCGCGTCCAAGGAAACGCTCTTCTTCCCATGGGAGAACGGCCTGAAGGTCGAGCAGATGGAAGAGACCTATGAAAACCACACCTTTCCCGACGGCTCGCGCTTCCTCGACTACAAACACGCCGAAACCGGAGCCCCGATCTACAAGGCTCAGCATCCGGAGTTCGAGCTCTGGAGCCAGGGCATCCACGCTCGCAGCGGCGTCAGCTGCACCGACTGCCACATGCCCTACGAGCGCCAGGGAGCGACCAAGGTCTCCAATCACTGGGTACGCTCGCCGATGCTAAACGTCAACAACGCCTGCCAGACCTGTCACAACGTTCCGGAATCGGAGCTGGTTGAAAAAGTGGATACCATTCAAAACCGCACCAAGTCCCTCATGGCTCGTGCCGCGAACGCGATGACGGACATGCTGGATGCGATTCGCGAAGCTCAGGCCGCCGGAGCCAGCGAGGCGGAACTCGAACCGATTCTCGAGCTGCAACGGAAAGCCATGTGGCGGCTGGACTATATCAGCAGCGAAAACTCGCTCGGCTTCCACGCCGACCAGGAAGCCGCCCGCATCCTCGGCGAATCCATCGACTACAGCCGCCAAGCCCAAAGCGCGGCCCTACGGTACCGAGCTCCCGAGGCTCCGTCCCTTCCGGATCCCGGCAATCAGGTCGAAGGCATCACGCCAGGCAAATAG